The following are from one region of the Nicotiana tabacum cultivar K326 chromosome 3, ASM71507v2, whole genome shotgun sequence genome:
- the LOC107777462 gene encoding fatty acid elongase 3-like, producing MIGNLSYYLSEHPTIVNFRWSHSQSWGNTWSFLFTSIAAYIVFSLFLHLLLILLFRHRRPLPLGPIPAVHSLSMVLISLTIFTGILLSAAAEIRDTRWFWRRYKTTPFQWLLCFPLGTRPSGRVFFWSYIFYLSRFLHILRTFFTILQRRKLSVFQLFNNSILIFMSFLWLEFSQSFQVLAILLTTLSYSMVYGYRFWTAIGLPSACFPFVAGCQIVLLGCNIVCHVGVLLLHFMKRGGCNGIGAWVFNSVLNAAILFLFLNFYVNMHLRNRKVKAPENLNSAKSKDN from the coding sequence ATGATTGGGAATCTTAGTTATTACCTCTCCGAGCACCCTACTATTGTAAATTTTCGTTGGTCTCACAGCCAATCATGGGGCAACACGTGGTCTTTCCTCTTCACCTCCATCGCAGCTTATATTGTCTTCTCCCTCTTTCTCCACCTCCTCCTTATCCTTCTCTTCCGCCACCGCCGTCCTCTCCCTCTCGGCCCAATCCCCGCCGTCCACTCCCTCTCCATGGTCCTAATCTCCCTCACCATCTTCACTGGAATCCTCCTCTCCGCCGCTGCTGAAATCCGCGACACCCGGTGGTTCTGGCGCCGTTACAAGACCACCCCATTTCAGTGGCTCCTTTGTTTTCCTCTTGGCACGCGCCCTTCTGGCCGCGTGTTCTTCTGGTCCtatatcttttatctttctcgTTTTCTCCATATTCTACGTACTTTCTTTACCATACTCCAACGTCGAAAACTCTCCGTTTTTCAACTATTTAATAACTCCATTCTCATATTTATGTCCTTCCTTTGGCTAGAATTCTCGCAGTCTTTTCAAGTGCTAGCGATACTATTAACGACGTTATCATATTCTATGGTGTATGGATACAGATTTTGGACGGCGATTGGATTGCCAAGCGCGTGCTTCCCATTTGTCGCAGGCTGTCAGATTGTGTTGCTGGGATGTAACATTGTATGTCATGTTGGGGTGCTGTTGCTTCATTTCATGAAACGTGGTGGGTGTAACGGAATTGGGGCATGGGTTTTCAACTCTGTCCTCAACGCTGCCATTCTTTTCTTGTTCCTCAACTTCTATGTCAACATGCACTTACGCAATAGAAAGGTCAAAGCGCCTGAAAACTTGAACTCTGCCAAGAGCAAGGATAATTGA